From the Salvelinus fontinalis isolate EN_2023a chromosome 21, ASM2944872v1, whole genome shotgun sequence genome, the window tcaacaactacagaccagtatcccttctttcttttctctccaaaactcttgaacgtgccgtccttggccagctctcctgctatctctctcagaatgaccttcttgatccaaatcagtcaggtttcaagactagtcattcaactgagactgctcttctctgtgtcacggaggcgctccgcactgctaaagctaactctctctcctctgctctcatccttctagacctatcggctgcctttgatactgtgaaccatcagatcctcctctccaccctctccgagctgggcatctccggcgcggcccacgcttggattgcgtcctacctgacaggtcgctcctaccaggtggcgtggcgagaatctgtctccgcaccacgtgctctcaccactggtatcccccagggctctgttctaggccctctcctattctcgctatacaccaagtcacttggctctgtcatatcctcacatggtctctcctatcattgctatgcagacgacacacaattaatcttctcctttcccccctctgataaccaggtggttaatcgcatctctgcatgtctggcagacatatcagtgtggatgacggatcaccacctcaagctgaacctcggcaagacggagctgctcttcctcccggggaaggactgcccgttccatgatctcgccatcacggttgacaactccattgtgtcctcctcccagagtgctaagaaccttggcgtgatcctggacaacaccctgtcgttctcaactaacatcaaggcggtgacccgttcctgtaggttcatgctctacaacattcgcagagtacgaccctgcctcacacaggaagcggcgcaggtcctaatccaggcacttgtcatctcccgtctggtttactgcaactcgctgttggctgggctccctgcctgtgccattaaacccctacaactcatccagaacgccgcagcccgtctggtgttcaactttcccaagttctctcacgtcaccccgctcctccgctctctccactggcttccagttgaagctcgcatccgctacaagaccatggtgcttgcctacggagctgtgaggggaacggcacctccgtaccttcaggctctgatcaggccctacacccaaacaagggcactgcgttcatccacctctggcctgctcgcctccctacctctgaggaagtacagttcccgctcagcccagtcaaaactgttcgctgctctggcaccccaatggtggaacaaactccctcacgacgccaggtcagcggagtcaatcaccaccttccggagacacctgaaaccccacctctttaaggaatacctaggataggataaagtaatccttctaaccccccccccccccccccttaaaagagttagatgcactattgtaaagtggttgttccactggatatcataaggtgaatgcaccaatttgtaagtcgctctggataagagcgtctgctaaatgacttaaatgtaatgtaaatgtaactctggagctctgtcagagtgaccatcaggttcttggtcacctccctgaccaagacccttctccccctcttgctcagtttgcccgggcggccagctttgggaagagtcttggtggttccaaacttcttctacttaagaatgatggaggtcactgtgttcttggggaccttcaatgctgcagaaatgttttggtacctttccccagatctgtgcctcgacacaatcccttctctgagctctatggacaattccgtcgaccatatggcttggtttttgctctgacatgcactgtcaactgtgggaccttatgtagataGTTGTGTGCCTTACcaattcatgtccaatcaattgaatttaccacaggtggactccaatcaagttgtagaaacacctcgaggatgatcaatggaaataggattcACCTGAGCGcaacttcgagtctcatagcaaagggtcggaatacttatgcaaatatggTATGTTTTCTATTTTGAATAAATTTGCAAAattgtctaaaaaactgttttcgctttgtcattatgaggttttgtgtgtagattgatgagacattttttttaatttaataataaggctttaatgtaacaaatgtagaaaaagtcaaggggtctgaatagtttcagaatgcactgtatgtgatgtGCAAAAGACGCTGCTGAATGTGGTGGCCGGGTGGAACACACAACGCCTTCATTCTGCAGAACAGCAATGTTGGCCTTTACGCCTACGGGAGGGAGCTGTTGAGGATAGTGGCTTATCGGGGATTGTTGTCTACTTTATTTGACATAGGTTATATTTGCCATTGCTAAAGCAACTTTAATGGTCCTCTCTGTGAAGCTATATTTTTGATTTGTACTTGTCAAGCCACACCTGAGCGAGCCAAATAAAAAACCTTCAGGTTGTACTCCATCTCTGACACTGGCACCTCTATTCCAGTCTCgtcaaagttttttttcttcGCTTTTTTTGGTTGCGCCGTCGTAATTCACGGTACGGCGTTGCAGATTCCCCAAGGGCCTTAAATGGATGGTTGTGACCATATGAGCACTGAGGCGGAGTACAATTGGTATTTATCAATGGTTATCGCCTACCAGATGCTTGTGGGATTGATTTATCCAACACACTTTTCTATGCGTACACCATTCTAAATTCCATTCGTAAGTACTATTTTAGAATAGTTCTGATGCAATATTGATCAATGAGGCCCCTGGGGGTTTCACACGACAGAGTCTAGGGTTTACCGATAATGGTGCGacaaaggagaatggcaagaatggtgcaagctaacaggcgggccacaaacaggaaAATGACGGCACAGTGTGCAGAACGACATCTTAGAACGCACAACTCGATTGTCCTTGTCATGGATGGGCCAACCAGACAGGGTTCCACTCCCATCAGCGCTAAAGAAGAATACGCGGCTCCAGTgagcacgcgatcaccaacactggactattgaggagtggaaaaacatccccTGGTCCGACGAAACCCGGTTCCTGTTGCATCATGCTGAATGCTGTCAGGATTTGGAgaaagcagcatgagtccatggccccatcctgcctgatgtcaacagtacaggctggtgggggtGGTTTATTGGTGTGTGGAATGCTTTCCTGGCAcacattaggtcccttgataccaattgagcaacctTTCCATGCCTtgtgcctaattaaataaaagttaaataaaaaaataaaatgccctgaagaattcaggctgttctggaggcaaagggtggGAGGGGGTCGAaccagtactagatgggtgtacataataaactggccactgaatttatataaaacacatgaaaatCTAGTTTTTGACTTATCTGGGTCTTTAAGGCAACAAGTTATTTTCATTATATCAGATCCTCAGCAAGACAGGTGACATGGTCGTGGCTGAGAGATGGAAATAGGACGGAAGGCATTGACAGTCCCCATAgacactacctgtgtgtgtgtgttagctgtgtGTGTAGTCATATCAGCTCTCTGTTTGTAGATGAGTGCCAAAGGCATCTTAAATCAACAGAGACACAGGCATGACAAATAACATTAGACAAGATGCTTTTTCTAGATTTTTATCTAGGAGATACTCACACAACAAAAAATGAACATGACTTGCCTGTCTACATAGTTTTTTTATTGACAAATATATAAAAATCATTACAAGGTCAAAGTAGTTTCCCTAAAATGTCAGTCTTATTGTGACCACAGATAGCAATGCACTGTTGTCACTGCATATTATCATATTGACACAGATTGCCATATCTAGCGACAAATGTTTTTTCCCACACCCTTCTGCCACTGTCACTTAATCCTGGAGTCAAAAGGGGAACAGGGCACTTCAACCACTTCTAACAACCCCCTCCAAAGTCACAGAAAACACAGTCAGACAATTATCAGTTTCCAGTGGAGGTTAGACCACAAACCTGAGTGACTTATTGTAAATCTGGAATGCGTTACCATCACTCCGCCTGCCGTTTATGTtcgttttgtttaaaaaaaaaatgtatcctctTCCCCACTTCATCATCACCCTGGACTCCATGCAGTATACTCTAGAGAAACAAAAAAGTTAACACTGTTGCTGAAGATCCTAGTGCCACTACCATATAGCCTTTCGGCGTCAGTCgtccgcatcccaaatggcactctattctctTCATAGTGCACTTTTGTCCAGGGCCCGCAATGGGAAacccataggtctctggtcaaaagtagtgtactacatatcGAATAGTATGTAGTAGTGCACACCACATAGGGAATAGTATGAAAGTGTTTGCACTCACTactctaagtcgctctggataagagtgtctgctaaatgactaaaaatgccTCCATGACTCGTGTCACAGCAGAGGCCCGAGCCAATTAACAAGCACCCTAGAGATTGAACCTGCTCAATGCCAATGCCCTCACAGGGGAATGAGGCTGACTCGGGCTGGAGGCATTAAAACAGATAGATATTGTACAGAGatagacccacacacacagcacactaaTGTTAGCAGCTAGCTAATCATGAATCACTATTAAAATATGTGGTATATTAAGGCATTACTTCAATTTTATATCCATGAATGTAGAAGCCTTAGCATGGGAATgagtctgacctgggctggaggtgtacaaatacacacacagctagATAGCCAATCATCATTGCGATCGACTGAACATGAGGTATGTATTCACCCTCTCTCTGGTCAAGAGAAGACCAAAGATTGAGGCCTTCACAATGGAATGAGTATGGAGGCATGGAGGCAGCATACAAGATACACCCACATCACACTAATGCCAGCAGCAAGCTAATCATGACTCACTACTAAACATGTGGTATATCAATGTATTAATGCCTCATTTGGTGAAGACATGTCATCTTATATCCATGAACGTAGAGCCCTCACAGGGGACTGACAACTTGGGCTGGAGGAATCACAGACACAGATACGCCCACATAGACACAGCACACGTCTAGCTATGTAATACATCGCTAATGCAAGAGTATCACTTCACCATTCGGCCAACTGATGTCATCTTATGTCCGTGAATGAAGAGACGAGTAAAAATGGCATGAAAGGAGGGGTTTTCGTGATTCGAGTGTGCGAGCGAACTGTAAAAACTAAAAGAAACCAAGTCTTATGAAATGCAGATTCCCATTTTTGACAGTTCAGATTACGACTTTTAAACATCTCCAAATTTTTCAATAGTGCGAAGTTACATGTGCTTTAGACAATTTTACTGACAAATAGTGGTTGTCCATAGTTCTAATATAGCCTTTTCTTACTGTGCACAAATAGAGGCAACAATCTAAAATATCAAGGAATAGATTTACTATCATTAAAACCCTATTTGTCATAACACATTATCCTGAGACTACATGGAGACTCAAATGAAGCACTACCCTAATGCTCTCCTTAACACCGTTCCCAGCATTAGGAAGTCTCTTGTTATTCTTGGAGATGGTTTATTGTTCAAAGAATGTCTCCACTGCAATGGTGTCTGACATCTTGATTGTGTGAGGGAGGCTACCGAGGAGCTGTCGGAAAGTCTTACAGGATAATCTGTTGCCAAAGCACATTCACTTCGTCAGTGTTTCCCAATGTGCTCGATGGCCTCCATACCCTCCCGAGTCCCTAGCGGTGCCCTAAGTAAGAGTGAAAAATAGCGGGCATACATCCTCATATCACTATTTCACACGGAGGCGTGGGCCGCACAAACTCCACCCGTCACTGCTACTAACAATGCAATGCTAGCCAGCTAATGAAGACTGTTGTGCTGCAGGTCTTTGGAAGAGAGTGATAATCCACATTTAAAACATGTCAAAACCCTGCGAGAGTTTCAAGGGAGTCCGAGACATTCTTTGTGGCCCTATAAAAGACACGGGTCGATCTGAGAGACTGTCAGTACAGTAGCAAGGTGAGCCAGCCAGCAAAGAAAGAGAACACAAGAGGCCTTCAAATCCTTTTGGTGGAACTGGAACTATACTCAAGAAACAAAATCTGATTCTAGAACACACTTTGTAACACACTGAGAAGCAAACATGAGAGGAGCTTCCTATTCCCAGAAATCCCAGTCACTGCAGGTGAGTGGCTCTCGTAACAGTATGCGGGTCCAGAGCCCCTCTCCCTCCCGGTGTCGCGGTTCCTCGTACAACAATCATGGACGGTCCGGGTACCAGGGCGGCAATTTGTCCTCCGCCGTGGAAATCGGCACAGAGATACACCAGCAGCATGCCAACGAGAAGGAGGAGATGCAGGTGCTGAACGTGAGGTTCGCCGGCTACATCGAGAAGGttcaggcccttgaacagaggaACGCCCAGCTGACTGCAGAGCTCGCCGCCCTACAGGGCCGCTTCAAGGGAGGCCCCACCGGCATCGGAGAAGAGTACGAACTCAAGTTCAAGGAGATGAGGGAGCTGATTGAAGCTTTGACCAATGAGAAGGGAGCTGCTGATATCGAGAGGGGATAcattgaggaggaggtggaggtgtggaggCTGAAACTGGAAGAGGAGCTGGCACTGAAAGGTATGGTACCAGTCCCACACTGATCACTGGCTGGGGAGATCTACTGATCTCGATCGTCTTCTATATTGACATTATTGTATGATATAAACCACATTTCCATGAAGAACACAGGATTTCTAGTTACAATTTTACTCCTTGAATAATCGAAATGCCAAATTTGACTACACAATGTTTCTAGACATACCGTTGGTTGATTAAGATTGCTTGTACTCGTAGGGGTGTATGATCAGCCAACGTTTTGTCTACATACACCAAGAGAACCTGATCGCAATACTATAATAACActgttgtaatgttttaaaacatcTACTCATCTCCCGCATTTATCCATCTCCAGAGGAGGCAGAGATGATCCTGAGGGAGTTCCGTCAAGACGTAGACAATGCCACCCTGCAGAAGGCGGAGCTCGAAAAGCGTGTCGAACAGCTGGTGGCTGAGATCGAGTTCCTCAAGAAGCTTCACGACGAGGAAGTCGCCGACCTCATGAAGCAGATCGAGGACTCCAAGGTGACTGCGGAGATTGACGGTGACCGCCCAGACCTGGCCGCATATCTGCGCAACATGCGTGTCGAGATTGAGACTGTGGCGGCCAAAAACGTACAGGAAGCCGAGAAGTGGTACAAGGGCAAGTTCGAAACCCTCAAAAAAGTCGCCGGCAAGAAAGAAGAGCAGATGAAGTCGATTAAAGAAGAGATCACCACTTTCCACAACCAGGTGACAGACCTCCAGAACCAGATTgatgggctgagggcacgcaacATGGCCCTGGAGCAGCAGCTGGAGGACATGGAGATGGCCCACATGGATAAGGTCGGAGGCCTGGAGGGCATCATTGCCCAGCTGGAAAACCAACTCTGCGAGACCAAGCTGGAGATGGGCAAGTACCTGGCTGACTACCAGGAGCTGCTGCACATCAAGCTGAAGCTGGATACCGAGATAGCTGTCTACAGGAAGCTGCTGGAGGGAGAAGAGAGCAGACTGGGGATCTCGGCAGTGAAAGAGCCAGAAGCTTAAGGTGGGTTGATCACCGATGGATGGGTAACTGTAGTGTCCTCAAAGTCTAAGTGGTGCTTTGATGTAGAGCATGAGTTACAGTGAAAGTTGTGTGACTGACTGGACGGCTTTATGGCTTGTTGTGATGCTAAGGCTTAAAGGAAAATGTGTTGACATCAGAAAATGGTTTGAATATTTACTTGCAACACCAAAGCACTGTTCACACTTTCAATACTGCATAACTGAAACATGTATTATATTTGTAGGTGTCCAAATATGATTCGGGACAGAGGAGAACTTCAAATAAAAAAAGGTACCCACCTTATTTATAACTTCCATGGTCACTTTCAATTGTGCTGTTTACCATCAGGCTACATACACTGATTCAATCCTTCATATGAAACCTACTTCTCCACGTAGGAGCGGTCACAGAGGACCACCTCAGTGTGGAGACCCACACAGCTGCCAGACTGTCTGCCTGAGCACCCTACCGTCTCTCCCACCCGTCAGCCCTCGCAGACTTAATTTCCCCTGCCATCTCCTCCCGTCCAACCCTCGTACCTCCCCCAATCACCCCTTTCAACACTCCCCACTCAGCACCCTACCTTCTCCCCAAGTCCTACCCATCACAGCTCCCGCTCCCCTGACCAGCCCTCGTCATCGGCCGCTCCCAATCCTGCCTGACCCTGTCAACCTCTCTGGAACGTTGGAGCACCCTTCTCATGCCCTGCTACTGTATGGTTAACTCctcaaacaaaaacattccctttGTTTTAATTTAAACCTTGTGACCCACCCATTTTATGTAAGATAACTAAAGCTGTTTACATAAATGTATACCCACTACTACATAATAAAGCTTGAGTGCATACAACTGTGTTTTGTTTCTGGTAATAATTTTTAATCTCTTAATAGTTTCCGTCTAAAATGTCGGGGTTTGTCAGAGATGTAGGAGCTCCCAACCACTTTGTATTAGAATAACCAAAACCTGACTATAAATTGTTACTGCACACTCTGAAATGTGGGGAAACACTAAAACCTTTCCACTCACACTAAATGAATGAAAGCAACGTAATCAACATAAATGTTGATTACTTTGAACAAATGCATATCTTTTTTTCAATGTACATGGTAAGATTAAACAAAGTCAACCAGGCTGATCTGTCAGAACAGGAATTACAAGATTGTTAGAATACTGTTATTGCATCAAAAGCTTGTTTTATGCAACTGAATAGTTAAGTTTTTAAAAGAACACTCATCTGTGTGTTTGGACTGAaagtgggcctctgggagatttaACACGGACAGAAGATTTAGGTGGTCTTTGGGTGATAAGCCTAACAAGACAGCATTCcatagcatgagttaatgtttctgtactGGGTACCAAGGGGAGACGGCTCCAGGGCCAGAACCTGGTCTCTACACAACGAGAAGTTTTTACAGCCGATACTGTTTGCGGAGAATAATTAGTATCTTTCATACGAAtcctaaccttgtgacccattccatacatctgttgtttgtcatgaacaTCCAGGTGGATGGactttgctataaaatgctgtggCTCAAATCTGCTTGTTAGGCTCTCAACAAATTACCTACGGGGGGCTCGTTGACAAGCTCCATTACTGCAGTAATTAAATAACAAAGTTTACTTGTTTTGAAGGCCTCAGACTAGACATAATATAGTAAACATACCCTGGACACTCAAATTATTTTTGaaatgttacgtttggtatggttacacatAAGACAGGTTATGtaaagcaaaaactaaagtagggtggttgggtgtATAACGCAAACGTCTAGCACCCCAAAGGTTATAAGTTTGAATCTAACCACAGACAACTTCAGCATTTTGGCAACGTTCAACTACTTTGCATGTTAGCCACCCTTCCCCTTAACCTtactcctaaccttaactccaagcctagctaacgttagccacaacaaattggaatttgtaacaaGTTTCGTAAATTATCATgttgtacgttttgcaaattagAAACATTGTACATTTAGAAAATGTGTgacatattgtacaaattgtaattcataacatatgaaatggatgacatccacaaattaatacaaatcATGCACGTCGTTCTCAGCAATTTTATTTTGCAATGTTTAAAACAAAAGTATAATAGAAAATACTACAACGTTTGTAACTGACAATACAAAGCCGTTTTGAATAGGTCAGTGTCTGCTGTTCTTCCTTCTCTTCAGAGCCTTCCACTCCCCCTCCTGGGTGGCCAGACTGCCAAACAGCtccttcaccttcctcttcctctccgcaTCCCTACACACAGAGGGAAGAAAAATCGTCAGGTCATCTGCACATGAAAAAAAGTCCATATAATTTTCAAGTATTTTTTTATATAGAAGAACAAAAGTTAAGGGAGGGGTAGTAGAAAGGTGAAAGGGCACAGAAGAGAAAGTGGCAAAGGCGGGGCTCAAATACCCGTCACCAAGGGGTATGTAGTCAGGAGTTGGCAGCGCTACCACTAGACCAGACTCTGGCATGTGTTATAGTGATAAGTGTATGTAATGTCATACAGACCTGCCCATGACCTCGTTGAGTTTCTCTCGGGCCAGGAAGCGGGTGTCTTTACGGATCTCTCTCAGAGCTCCCTTGAACTCTTTCTTATACTTGTGCTTCAacctttccttctccctctcctcctttgtGTTCCCTCGCCTTTTCCCATAGTCCAGCCTGGAATTGAGAGGTTTACAAAATGGAAGGTGACACTAAAAAGGGGAACATAGTTCTTTTGTACTCCAATTTTCAGAGGCGTTTGTTATACATAAATGAATTTAGTCTCTCACAATCTTTCTACAATCTTTGATGTAAGCCAAATGGGTGCATGTGACACTACAAGGGAAGCCTAGTagttaaagcgttgggccagtactcgaagggttgctggatcgaatccccgagttgacaaggtgaaaatctgtcattctgtcccCGAACAAGGAAGTTAAACCCACTGTCCCCtgataggccatcattgtaaataaggatgtgttccttaactaacttgcctagttaaataaaggttaaataaaaaatgaaatcttCAGCGGGGTAATGCTACGCAAATAACTGAATTAAGACGAGTCTCACTCGACAATCTTGGATTGAAGATGACATTACAAGGGAATACAATCACTTTGTCTTCCTCTTTCTCCACACAAATAAGGTCTCCACACAAATAATTTAGAGGTCTCACTCACACTTCCACAATCTTTGGTGTGAACAGTTTGAGGGGAATGGGTTTCTTCTTCTCAAACACCAGGAGAGGACGTGACGTCCGTGAAC encodes:
- the LOC129818876 gene encoding desmin-like, which codes for MRGASYSQKSQSLQVSGSRNSMRVQSPSPSRCRGSSYNNHGRSGYQGGNLSSAVEIGTEIHQQHANEKEEMQVLNVRFAGYIEKVQALEQRNAQLTAELAALQGRFKGGPTGIGEEYELKFKEMRELIEALTNEKGAADIERGYIEEEVEVWRLKLEEELALKEEAEMILREFRQDVDNATLQKAELEKRVEQLVAEIEFLKKLHDEEVADLMKQIEDSKVTAEIDGDRPDLAAYLRNMRVEIETVAAKNVQEAEKWYKGKFETLKKVAGKKEEQMKSIKEEITTFHNQVTDLQNQIDGLRARNMALEQQLEDMEMAHMDKVGGLEGIIAQLENQLCETKLEMGKYLADYQELLHIKLKLDTEIAVYRKLLEGEESRLGISAVKEPEA